The genome window GCATCCGCCACCCGGGCACGGGATTTCAGTTTGCGTGCGAGCAGCCGGCCCAGCGAGCCACCGAGGCGCTGCTTGGCGCCCATCGGCAGGAACGCTAATAGCCAGAGAATGAATACCAGAATCCAGGAACCCCAGAAAGCCGGATGCCAAAGGGGGCGTTTTGCAGTCTTGCGACGGGAGGCCATACAACAAATACCTGTGCAGTGATAATGACCGGCCCGTCAGAACAACAAGAACAAACCGGAACAGCGGGCCGTCAGCCTGACATACCCTCTCCCGGTTTGGTACCTGCATCTTGCCGCAACGCCTGCCACTGAAGGTAGTCGTTGACCCGGCAGATCAGTGTGTCGCAGCGTCGGCAAAGTTGGCCAACGCCCCACTCACCTTCGCCAGCACTTCATCGCAGCCATCAATAGCATGTCGTCCTTTCAGGTAGGCAGGGTCATTATAACCCAGCCAGACCTGGCCATTCTCGTCTTCCCAGATCAGGGCCTTCTGCGGCAAATCAATGGCAACGCTCCGGGCACATTGCATTAACGGGGTGCCCACCTTCGGGTTTCCAAAAATCACCAACTGCGTTGGACGCAGAGTCATACCGGCCGATTTGGCCCCGGTAGCATGATCAATCCGGTTCATGATTTTCATGCCCTTCTCGCTCAACACGGCTTCGAGCTTGTCGGCCGTGGCCGCCACGCTATGGCTGCTTTTTACCATGATGAGGCCATCCGCAGCCTGGGCCACGCCGGAAACCAGCAGGAAAATAAGGGGCAAGGCAATAAGCCTGAAGACGTTCATAACACGTGTCCTTTTTGTTGAGAGCAAGACCAATACTAGACCACCAACGCCAGACGAAAGGATCCAAATGGCTGATTAGAGAGTAGGCTTTCAGTACAGTACGTGTTAATACGTAGAAGTAATAACGAGTAAGGGAGTCATTGTCATGTCCCAGTGCAAGAGGACATTCGCTGTTCTGATCCTGAATTTCATCTTGGCAGGCTGCGGAGAAAGCGAGACTATCAGCCAGCCAGCAACCGAGGGACTCAAGCCGCCCTCGGAAACCGGCACGCTGAAGGTCGCCACCCGGAACGGTTCAACCACCTACTACCTGGACCGTCATGAAAACCCGGCCGGGCCGGAATTCGCGCTGATTAGCGAATACGCAGAAGCCCGGGGCTGGCAAGTCGAGTGGAGCATGCTGGACTCAACCAGTGACGTGCTGAGTGCACTCGAGGCCGGCACTGCTCACCTGGCAGCATCAGGGCTGACCCATCTGTCGTCACGGGATGAACTTTTTGTCCGTGGCCCTGCCCACACTGAAATCACCGAACAGCTGGTCTGCCACAGGGAAGCCCGCCCCCTGCCCCGAAAACCGGAGGACCTTGCCGGAATCGACATTGCCGTAACCGCAGGCTCCAGCTACATCGAAACGCTCAATGGTCTGAAGGAGAAACACCCGGACATCCAGTTTGTTGAAGATCCGGACCACACAACCGAAGTCATTCTGTCAGCCGTGGCAGAAAAGGACATCGGCTGTACCGTGGCCGACTCGAACATTGTCCAGGTCATGCGCCGACACTTCCCGCATCTGGAGGTCGCCATGAACCTCACCGGTGGCCGGAACCTCGGTTGGTATATGCCAGCAGGTTCAGACACCCTGGCCAACGACGCCCACGAATGGATGAACAGTGTCGAGGGCGACGCAGCCATCGGCCAGATGGAAAACCGCTACTATGCCTACATCGGCGACTTCGACTTTGTCGATCTCCGCGCCCTGAGCCGCCGGATTGAGAATCGACTGCCCAAGTATATCGATGAGTTCCGGGAAGCCGAGACAAAGACAGGCATGCCTGCGGACCTGCTGGCGGCCCTGTCGTATCAGGAGTCACACTGGGATCCTGCCGCCAGATCACCCACTGGTGTGCGCGGCATCATGATGCTGACCCGGCGCACGGCAGAATCCCTGGGTGTAACCAACCGTCTTGATCCCGAATCCGCTATTGATGGCGGCGCCCGCTATCTGGCCGATCGCCACCGGCGGCTGCCAGAGACCATTCCGGAACCTGATCGAACGTTTCTTGCACTCGCCAGCTACAACATTGGTCGCGGCCATTTGCTGGATGCCAGGGAGCTTGCACGTACGCTGAAAAAGAACCCGGACTCCTGGCAGGACATGTCCGAGGTGTTACCTCTCAAGGCGGACAAGAGATACTACCCGAGCACCCGTTACGGATACGCCCGAGGTTATGAGCCGGTGCACTATGTGCAGCGCATCCGGAATTACAGGGATGTGATTCGATCCGCCTTCGAGTAACAGCACCAATAAACCAAAAGGAACGCGGCAGTCTTTAGCCGCAGACAGCCATGTTTATACGGATTCTGTTTTGTGTTTTATTGCTTTCCCCCGGTCTCAGCCAGGTTCACGCCCAGGCAGAACAAGCACCTCTGAGAGTCGGCATTACCAATGTGCCTCCCTTCGTCATGCAGGCTGAAGACGGCCGCTGGGAGGGCATCAGCATTGATCTTTGGCGCGCAGTCGCCTCAGGCATGGATCGCAGATTCGAGTGGGTGCCGATGTCCTTTAATAGCCTGCTCACCGCCACCGAAAGCGGCGAAATTGATGTTGCCGTGGGTGCACTGACAATGACTGCCGACCGGGAGGCGCGCTTTGATTTCAGTCATCCGTTCTACCAGACCGGGCTTGCCATCGCGGTTCCACCCGTGCCGAAACAGGGTTTGCTGGCCAGTCTGAAAGCGCTGGTGAGCTGGCAGTTCGTCAGCGTGGTACTGGCTCTGGGAGCCCTGCTGCTGGCAGTCGGCTTCTTGCTGTGGCTGGTTGAGCGACACCGCAACCCTGAACAGTTCGGGGGTTCTGCGGCCGAGGGCATCGGTTCCAGTTTCTGGTGGGCTGCGGTCACCATGACCACGGTGGGCTATGGTGATAAAGCACCGATTTCATTTACCGGCCGGTTGATCGCCCTGGTATGGATGTTTGCCGGTTTGATTATGGTGGCAAGCTTCACGGCAGCAATCACCTCCTCACTGACCGTGAGCAACCTGCGTACCGGCATTCAGGGTGTGGATGACCTGCCGGGCAAGGTAGTAGCAACCATCGCCAACACCGCCAGCCGGCGCTATCTGGAGGAGCAGCGCATTCGCTACCAGCTCTACCCGGATCTCACGTCTGCCATGATCTCCGTATCGGAGGGAGAAACCGATGCGGTTGTTTACGACCGGGCTCTGATGCAGTACCGCAACCAGCAACTGGGCCCTCAGCGTTTATCCATTTTGCCGGGTATCTTTGCCCAGCAGCTGTATGCCCTGGCCATGCCGGCAGGCAGTGCGCTGCGAGGGCCGATCTCCCAACAGATCCTGAGTGCCACCGAATCGGGCGACTGGGCGCGTATCCAGTCATCCTATCTTGGCCAGGACTAGGGCGCACAAAGCCGCGTTTGCGGGGATGAATTCAGGAGCCGAACAGGGCTGAGCGCAGCGGTCTCAGGAAGCCCGCTTGCTGCTGATCTCTGGCATGGGACCGTATGCCGTCAAGCTCCAGATAACCATCCTCAATCGGCTCAAAACGCAGAGTCTTTACGTCCTTCAGGTAGTTTTGTGAGGATTTCCAGGGGCCCTTTGTGCCCTGCCGTGGCAGGCGGTCATCGGCGCGCCGGATGTAACCCGCGTTAAGGGCACCAAGAATGGTGTCCTCGCCACGGCTGTTCTCGGTATCCTTCGCCACCGCAACCCGGAATCCGCGCTGATCCATCAGGTTCATCAGCCGGCACAGGTACTCGGCCGCAATATCCACCTTCAGGGTCCAGGAAATGTTGGTATAGCCGAAGATCATCCCGGCACTGGGCACGCCCTCCACCATCACATTCTTGTAGATAACCCTGTCCCTCAGAACCACTTCCTCACCATCAACCGTGGGCTTGATCCCGCCCAACATCTGGATCTCCAGACCGGTCGCCGGAATGATGATATCCGCCGCCAGCTCCTCGCCCGACTTCAGGCGGATACCGGATTCCGTGAATCGCTCAATATGATCGGTTGCGATGGACACCCTGCCCGCTCTGAGCGCCCGGAAAAGATCGCCATCCTTCACAACGCACAGGCGCTGATCCCAGGGATTGTAGTCAGGGGTGAAGTGACGCATGTCGGCCTTGCCATCTACCTGACGTTTGATGATGCCAAGAAACAACCGGCGCATTAGGTCCGGGTACTTTCGGGAACGTGTGAACAAAAACCGCGAGATGGCGATGTTGCGAGCCCGGGCCAGTTTGTAGGCGACCCTGGCCGGCAAGATTTTCCGCAAAAACAGTGTGATTTTGTCCGTCGACGGCAAAGGCATCAGGTAAGTTGGTGAGCGCTGCAGCATAGTGACATGGGCCGCTTTTTCCGCCATGGTCGGCACCAGCGTGATCGCGGTGGCGCCACTGCCTATAACCACCACTTTCTTGCCAGTGTAATCCAGGTCTTCCGGCCAGTGCTGCGGCTGCACGATCTGCCCGCTGAAATCGCTTTCGCCCGGAAAATCCGGTTTATAGCCCTGATCATAGTTGTAGTAGCCGGTACAACCGATCAGAAAACTCGCAGTGAACGTTTCCGTTTCTCCGCTCGACTCATTCTCCGCCGTCAGCGTCCAGCATTTATCGATACCAGACCAGTCTGCTGTTTTGACGGCCAGACCAAAACGGATATGGCGCGCCACATCGTTCTCTTTAGCCGTTTCCTGCACGTAACTCTTGATGGAAGCACCGTCCGCCAACACCTTGTCACCAACCCAGGGCCGGAAGTTGTAGCCGAACGTAAACATATCGGAATCGGACCGGATCCCCGGATACCGGAACAGGTCCCAGGTACCTCCCAGCGACTGGCGACGTTCCAGAATGGCGAACGACTTTCCGGGACATTCGCGTTTCAGATGGCAGGCCATACCGATACCGGATACACCCGCACCAATAATCAGGACATCCCGATGAGTTTGGCTCATAACCGGCCTCTTGCTTCCGCAATTGTTATTGTAATGAAGCGTCTGAAATCAAGATAGCGCAGGCCGGCGTGTGAGGAAATTGGCCAGCCAGGTCACCGGGTACTGGCGTTTGGGCCAGTTCCCCGGTATGCCGGGACACCCCTGCCTGATCAGAATCACCGCGGGGGGCCTTCGAGAGCGGTTATCGCAGGAAAGGAGTATCAGTCGTGATGACCGATAGGGCCGTCTTTAAACAGGAATTCCCGCAGGTATTTGTCCATAGTGGGATCCTTGCGACGGATCCACTCCAGCACCATGGCCGCGTGTTCTTTTTCTTCATCCCGGTTATGAGCAAGGATCGCCTTCAACTCAGCGTCCTTGCAAGCATCGACCCGCTGGTTATACCAGTCAACGGCTTCAAACTCTTCCATCAGGGAGCTGACAGCGCGGTGCATGTCGCGGGTGTCATCAGACAGCTCGCCAACCGGCTCGTGATAACTATCGCTTGCCATGATTCGATCCTTATTCAAAGAGTGACTGAAACGATTATCAACATCTCGCAACGTTCTGACCTTAGTCGAAAAACCCCAGATAAAAAAGATGCGAGAATGCGAACTCTTCATTGAATGGCCGTCGGCCTGCCACAATGATCTTATTAAGTAAGGTACGCCGTGTACCAAAGTCATCCGATTCTCTCGTTCTGGACCTACGCCCTATGAAGACCGTTTTTTCTCCACTCCACAGGCGACGCGCAGTCAAAACCGAACTGGACGGCGGCCTTCTCATCGAGCCCCATGAAAAACCGTCCCGTGCCGAAACCATTCTGGCCCGCGTGAAAGATCAGGCACTGGGAGAGATACTGGAGCCCGATGAATTCGGTCTGGGACCGGTGAAGCGGGTTCATACCGAAGACTATATAGCGTTTCTGGAAACCTGCTGGGAGGAATGGGTTGCAGCGGGAAAACGCGGTGAGGTGATTCCCACGTTCTGGATTGGCCGCGGTATGCGCCATCGCCTCCCAACGGACATAGATGGCCGCGTGGGTTATTTCAGCATGGGCGCTGACACCTCCATCTCTGACGGCACGTGGGAGGCGGCTTGCGCATCGGCCAACGTGGCCCTGACCGCCCAGAAACTTGTTGCCGGTGGCGAGCGCGCCGCCTTCGCCCTATGCCGCCCGCCGGGCCATCATGCCCATGCTGATCTGTTCGGTGGCTACTGCTTTTTCAACAACGCGGCTATTGCCGCCCAAGCCTTTAGAGACCAGGGCTATGAACGTGTTGCGATTCTGGACGTGGACTTCCACCATGGCAACGGCACCCAGGCCATTTTCTACAACCGCAGCGATGTGCTGACCATCAGTCTGCACGGTGATCCGGATCTGGCGTTTCCACACTTCCTGGGTTTCGAGGATGAAACCGGCGAGGGTAACGGCGAGGGCTACAACCTCAACATCGTCTATCCGCCCGGCACACCCTACAGCATCTGGAGCCGGGGCCTGGAAACCGCCTGCAAGCGCATCGAAGCGTTCAGACCGGAGGCGTTGATTATTGCGCTGGGCGTAGACACCTTCGAGGAAGACCCGATCTCCTTCTTCAAGCTGAAATCCGGGGACTACCTGACGCTCGGCAAACGCATTGAGGAGTTGGGACTGCCCACAGTGTTCACGATGGAAGGCGGTTACGATGTAGATGCCATTGGCGTCAATGCGGTGAATGTCCTGCAGGGATTCGGGAGTGCGCGGTAAGAACAACCCGACGAGGCACTAGCCCTTGAAGCCCTTGCCCAGGATGTAGACCTCCCGGGAGCGTGCGCGGGATGAATCCGGCTTGCGCACCACCACTTTGTCGAATACTGCCCGCACCGCTTTCAGGTACTCGTCGTAGCCTTCGCCCTGAAAAACCTTGGCCAGAAAGTTTCCTTTGGGTTTGAGCACCTGGCACGCCATATCCAGCGCCAGTTCCACCAGATACATGGACGACGCCTGATCAGCCACCATCACCCCGCTGATGTTTGGAGCCATGTCGGAAATCACCACATCCACCGGTGAATCACCCAGGGTGGCCATGATCTCATCGAACACCTCGTTCTCGGTGAAATCACCCTGAAGGAATTCCACCCCGGCTATCGGATCCATGTTCAGGATGTCAGAGGCAATGACCCGGCCCCTGTGCCCAACGAGTTTTGCCGCAACCTGTGACCAGCCGCCCGGCGCTGACCCCAGATCCATAACCACCATATTGGGGTGAATCAGCCGGTCCTTCTTGTTGATTTCAAGGAGCTTGTAGCTGGCTCGTGAACGATAGCCGTCCAACTGTGCCTGTTTCACGAAGGGGTCGTTTACATGCTCTTCGAGCCAGCGGTTACTGCTTTTCGATCGGGCCATAGGGAATCATCATTACGGAAAGAACCAGTGCGCTATTGTACGTGCCGCGCACTCGCCCGGCAAAATCCTGACAACCGGCCCCGGCGCACGTACAATCAGCTCACTTTGCATCCGACCTGACCAGCCGCTGGAAGGTCTCAAGAGCATTATCGGGCGAGCACCGTGAAACTGAATGACATCCGGAAACTGCACCAGAAAAAATATCGCCAGGCCCTGGGGCACTATCTGGTCGAGGGCGAACACCTGGTACTGGAACTGCAGAAGGCCGCTACCCGCCAGCCAGCGCTGATGAATGCAGAGTTGTATGTAACCGCCGCCTACGAGCATTGGCAGAGCGCCTTCACCACCCACCTGGTCAGTGATCGCCAGATGGCACAACTGGCCGACACCCAAAGCCCCCAGGGTATTCTGGCTGTGGTTCCCATGCCCAAGCAGGAGAACAACTCTGAATCGGCGACTGTCCCGGGCGAAAAAGCCGTTTACCTGCACGAAGTCCAGGACCCCGGCAACCTCGGGACGATTTTACGCACCCTGGCGTGGTTTGGCGGTTTTCGCTGCCTGCTCAGCCCCGGCAGTGTCGATCCCTACAACCCGAAAGTGGTACGTGCCAGCATGGGCGCTATCTTCCACGTGCCCATGGAAACCGACGTCCCACTGGATAGCCTGGGCAACCGCTACACCCGCATTGCCTGCCTGGACCTGGACGGAAACCCGCTGACGGCGGAAGGTTTCGGAGACCACGACTGCTTCCTGTTCGGTAATGAGGCACGAGGCGTTCCGAAGGAGGCCCTTAAGCAGCTGGGAGCAAGGCCTTACACCATTCAGGGACGAGGTGAAATAGAGTCCCTGAATCTGGCCTCTGCGGTCAATATGTGTACCTATGAATTGATGCGGAGCCAGTGAACAGAGCCTGATGTGAGCAGTTTCGACAGTGATTGTGGCGGATATCGTCATTGCCTGTAGCTTGCTCATTGGCGACCATCATAGCCTCATGCCACGACTCTGATTCGTCACTATGGAACGCTACCTCCAGCCCACCACATTCTTTGACTACGAGCAGCCCGAGCTAAAGGCGTGGATTGCCAATCAACTCACTGGTGTATCCGACGATCCTGTTGAGCAGGCGAAAGCCCTCTATCTGGCGGTGCGAGACAGTGTAAGTTACAACCCTTATGTGTTCCGGACCGACGCCAAAACCTTCAGTGCCAGCTACGCACTGACCAGCGGCGAAACCTACTGCATCCCCAAGGCTGTTCTGCTCGGCGCCGCCGCCCGGTCGGCAGGCATTCCCAGCCGTCTCGGTCTGGCTGATGTCCGCAATCATCTGTCCAGCCCGAAACTGATCGAATGGCTCCAGTCAGATATTTTCCGAATGCACGGTTTTATCGAACTTTACCTGAACGGACAGTGGGTGAAAGCGACTCCCGCCTTCAACAAACAGTTGTGCGAAATGATGAAGGTGGAACCACTGGAATTCGACGGTGTCCACGATTCCGTTTTCCAGGAATACACCGCATCAGGACAGGCGCACATGGAATACGTAAATGACCACGGCCTGTTCGACGACGTACCTCATGATTTCATCGTCGCCGGTGTCCGCGCAGCCTACGGTCATCTGTTTCCGGACAATGAAGAGGAGCGTTTTGAAGGCAGTCTGGAGGAGGACCTCAAGTAAACCCGGCGCCGGCCTATCCGGAAAAGCCCGGCCATTCATCCACTGCGTGCATGTTCAATGGTATCCCTCAGCCGGTGTCACCTTGTTGCTATCAAAGTCCACATACAGCGGGCCAGCGATTTCCTGATAGCCGCCGGCCATCTTGAGCCGTCTCAACTCCGCAGACAACACCCGCAAAAACGCCCGGTTGCGCTCAGTATTATGACAGGTAAGCCGGTCATAACTCTCCAGTAACGGATGCTCCGGGGCGTAGGAAAGTTTGTCCAGATAAGGCCGGACATCGGGAATGGCCGCAATCATGGTGTCGAAGCGACCATACTCCAGCATTGCAACATTCAGGGCATCGGTTCTGGACCAGTTCACGTAGATATTTCGACCCTCAAGAACGGGGTCCAGATATGTCTCATGGCCTATCACCGCCCCCACCTCGTGTCCCTCAAGTGCCGTAAGGCTTGAAGGAGGCACCTTATCCTTCAGGACAAAGAGGTAATAACTGAACTTTCCCAATGGAAAACTCGCAATGACCGCCTCTTCACCCAGGCGACCCTCAAGCACTTCCGTAAAGGAATAAATACAATCTGCCTCGTCATTGTTAAAGACCAGCATGGTGCGTTTATAGGGGTAGAACCTCTCCTGAATATCGAAATCCAGAGCTTCCAGGGCACGCCTCATGATTCTCTGATAAACACCATCCTGATTCTTGGTCAGCAGATTGGAGATATTGGGGACAGCTACACGAATGGGCTCTGCCGGGTGAACGTAGCTGGATAACATGAGCGAGCAAAGCACAGCTGAAAACAGGGAGAGAACAGAACGTTTCATACAGAGAAGTGCGTCCGTGACGCGCGAAGTGACTACTTTATGTACAGGCCATAAGTATGACAAGGCCATGAAAGAGTAGCCAGTAAAACCGTGTAACAGGTCACGGCCATGACCGCTGCACAAGAGCAAAAAAAGGGGCACCGGATCACACCGATGCCCCTTTTCGCTCTCATCACCGGAAAACGACCTTCACGGTCTTAAGCCGCCTGCTCTTCGTCCTCTTCTACAGAGTTACGGATCAGGAAGTCAAAGGCGCTCAGTGCAGCCTTGGAACCTTCACCCATGGAGATGACGATTTGCTTGTAGGGCACGGTAGTCGCATCGCCTGCCGCGAAGATCCCCGGAATGGAGGTTTCGTTGCGCTCGTTAACGACAATCTCACCGTGCTGGCTCAGCTCGATATCACCTTTCAGCCATTCGGTGTTTGGCACCAGGCCAATCTGGACGAACACACCTTCCAGGGCAAGGTGGTGCTCTTCACCGGTGTTGCGATCCTTGTAATTAAGGCCGCTGACCCTGCCATTTTCACCGGTGATCTCGGTCGTCTGGCCGGACGTGATGATTTCCACGTTTTTGAGGCTACGCAGCTTCTTCTGCAAAACCTCGTCGGCCCGCATCTCGGCGCCAAACTCAATCAGCGTTACATGCCCGACGATACCGGCCAGGTCGATGGCCGCTTCTACACCCGAGTTACCGCCGCCGATAACAGACACACGCTTGCCCTTGAACAACGGGCCGTCACAATGCGGGCAATAGGCTACACCCTTGTTCCGGTATTCCTCTTCGCCCGGAACACCCATCTGACGCCAGCGTGCACCGGTGGAAAGCACAAGCGTGCGAGACTTCAAAGACGCACCATTGGCCAGGCGAACTTCATGCAACCCACCGCGTTTGGTGGCCGGAATCAGCTTCTCGGCACGCTGCATGTTCATGATATCCACTTCGTACTCTGTTACATGCTGCTCCATCGCAGCCACCAGCTTGGGCCCTTCGGT of Marinobacter sediminum contains these proteins:
- a CDS encoding DUF302 domain-containing protein, whose protein sequence is MNVFRLIALPLIFLLVSGVAQAADGLIMVKSSHSVAATADKLEAVLSEKGMKIMNRIDHATGAKSAGMTLRPTQLVIFGNPKVGTPLMQCARSVAIDLPQKALIWEDENGQVWLGYNDPAYLKGRHAIDGCDEVLAKVSGALANFADAATH
- the mltF gene encoding membrane-bound lytic murein transglycosylase MltF, giving the protein MSQCKRTFAVLILNFILAGCGESETISQPATEGLKPPSETGTLKVATRNGSTTYYLDRHENPAGPEFALISEYAEARGWQVEWSMLDSTSDVLSALEAGTAHLAASGLTHLSSRDELFVRGPAHTEITEQLVCHREARPLPRKPEDLAGIDIAVTAGSSYIETLNGLKEKHPDIQFVEDPDHTTEVILSAVAEKDIGCTVADSNIVQVMRRHFPHLEVAMNLTGGRNLGWYMPAGSDTLANDAHEWMNSVEGDAAIGQMENRYYAYIGDFDFVDLRALSRRIENRLPKYIDEFREAETKTGMPADLLAALSYQESHWDPAARSPTGVRGIMMLTRRTAESLGVTNRLDPESAIDGGARYLADRHRRLPETIPEPDRTFLALASYNIGRGHLLDARELARTLKKNPDSWQDMSEVLPLKADKRYYPSTRYGYARGYEPVHYVQRIRNYRDVIRSAFE
- a CDS encoding transporter substrate-binding domain-containing protein, producing the protein MFIRILFCVLLLSPGLSQVHAQAEQAPLRVGITNVPPFVMQAEDGRWEGISIDLWRAVASGMDRRFEWVPMSFNSLLTATESGEIDVAVGALTMTADREARFDFSHPFYQTGLAIAVPPVPKQGLLASLKALVSWQFVSVVLALGALLLAVGFLLWLVERHRNPEQFGGSAAEGIGSSFWWAAVTMTTVGYGDKAPISFTGRLIALVWMFAGLIMVASFTAAITSSLTVSNLRTGIQGVDDLPGKVVATIANTASRRYLEEQRIRYQLYPDLTSAMISVSEGETDAVVYDRALMQYRNQQLGPQRLSILPGIFAQQLYALAMPAGSALRGPISQQILSATESGDWARIQSSYLGQD
- a CDS encoding flavin-containing monooxygenase; translated protein: MSQTHRDVLIIGAGVSGIGMACHLKRECPGKSFAILERRQSLGGTWDLFRYPGIRSDSDMFTFGYNFRPWVGDKVLADGASIKSYVQETAKENDVARHIRFGLAVKTADWSGIDKCWTLTAENESSGETETFTASFLIGCTGYYNYDQGYKPDFPGESDFSGQIVQPQHWPEDLDYTGKKVVVIGSGATAITLVPTMAEKAAHVTMLQRSPTYLMPLPSTDKITLFLRKILPARVAYKLARARNIAISRFLFTRSRKYPDLMRRLFLGIIKRQVDGKADMRHFTPDYNPWDQRLCVVKDGDLFRALRAGRVSIATDHIERFTESGIRLKSGEELAADIIIPATGLEIQMLGGIKPTVDGEEVVLRDRVIYKNVMVEGVPSAGMIFGYTNISWTLKVDIAAEYLCRLMNLMDQRGFRVAVAKDTENSRGEDTILGALNAGYIRRADDRLPRQGTKGPWKSSQNYLKDVKTLRFEPIEDGYLELDGIRSHARDQQQAGFLRPLRSALFGS
- a CDS encoding ferritin-like domain-containing protein, with amino-acid sequence MASDSYHEPVGELSDDTRDMHRAVSSLMEEFEAVDWYNQRVDACKDAELKAILAHNRDEEKEHAAMVLEWIRRKDPTMDKYLREFLFKDGPIGHHD
- a CDS encoding histone deacetylase family protein; translated protein: MKTVFSPLHRRRAVKTELDGGLLIEPHEKPSRAETILARVKDQALGEILEPDEFGLGPVKRVHTEDYIAFLETCWEEWVAAGKRGEVIPTFWIGRGMRHRLPTDIDGRVGYFSMGADTSISDGTWEAACASANVALTAQKLVAGGERAAFALCRPPGHHAHADLFGGYCFFNNAAIAAQAFRDQGYERVAILDVDFHHGNGTQAIFYNRSDVLTISLHGDPDLAFPHFLGFEDETGEGNGEGYNLNIVYPPGTPYSIWSRGLETACKRIEAFRPEALIIALGVDTFEEDPISFFKLKSGDYLTLGKRIEELGLPTVFTMEGGYDVDAIGVNAVNVLQGFGSAR
- the rlmE gene encoding 23S rRNA (uridine(2552)-2'-O)-methyltransferase RlmE; the protein is MARSKSSNRWLEEHVNDPFVKQAQLDGYRSRASYKLLEINKKDRLIHPNMVVMDLGSAPGGWSQVAAKLVGHRGRVIASDILNMDPIAGVEFLQGDFTENEVFDEIMATLGDSPVDVVISDMAPNISGVMVADQASSMYLVELALDMACQVLKPKGNFLAKVFQGEGYDEYLKAVRAVFDKVVVRKPDSSRARSREVYILGKGFKG
- a CDS encoding TrmH family RNA methyltransferase; the encoded protein is MKLNDIRKLHQKKYRQALGHYLVEGEHLVLELQKAATRQPALMNAELYVTAAYEHWQSAFTTHLVSDRQMAQLADTQSPQGILAVVPMPKQENNSESATVPGEKAVYLHEVQDPGNLGTILRTLAWFGGFRCLLSPGSVDPYNPKVVRASMGAIFHVPMETDVPLDSLGNRYTRIACLDLDGNPLTAEGFGDHDCFLFGNEARGVPKEALKQLGARPYTIQGRGEIESLNLASAVNMCTYELMRSQ
- a CDS encoding transglutaminase-like domain-containing protein, which produces MERYLQPTTFFDYEQPELKAWIANQLTGVSDDPVEQAKALYLAVRDSVSYNPYVFRTDAKTFSASYALTSGETYCIPKAVLLGAAARSAGIPSRLGLADVRNHLSSPKLIEWLQSDIFRMHGFIELYLNGQWVKATPAFNKQLCEMMKVEPLEFDGVHDSVFQEYTASGQAHMEYVNDHGLFDDVPHDFIVAGVRAAYGHLFPDNEEERFEGSLEEDLK
- a CDS encoding substrate-binding periplasmic protein; translation: MKRSVLSLFSAVLCSLMLSSYVHPAEPIRVAVPNISNLLTKNQDGVYQRIMRRALEALDFDIQERFYPYKRTMLVFNNDEADCIYSFTEVLEGRLGEEAVIASFPLGKFSYYLFVLKDKVPPSSLTALEGHEVGAVIGHETYLDPVLEGRNIYVNWSRTDALNVAMLEYGRFDTMIAAIPDVRPYLDKLSYAPEHPLLESYDRLTCHNTERNRAFLRVLSAELRRLKMAGGYQEIAGPLYVDFDSNKVTPAEGYH
- the ahpF gene encoding alkyl hydroperoxide reductase subunit F, with product MLDANIKEQLKAYMEKLQQPIELVAAYDDGDKSQELKQLLEEIESMSDKISLRTEEAQDVRRPSFAINRVGADAGVRFAGIPMGHEFTSLVLALLQVGGHPSKASQDVIEQIKSLDGEFEFETYFSLSCQNCPDVVQALNLMSVLNPNVKHTAIDGALFQDEVEKREVMAVPNVYLNGEPWGQGRMTMEEIVARLDTRSDEKEAEKISQKDDFDVLVVGGGPAGSSAAIYAARKGIATGIAAERFGGQVADTMGIENLISVPYTEGPKLVAAMEQHVTEYEVDIMNMQRAEKLIPATKRGGLHEVRLANGASLKSRTLVLSTGARWRQMGVPGEEEYRNKGVAYCPHCDGPLFKGKRVSVIGGGNSGVEAAIDLAGIVGHVTLIEFGAEMRADEVLQKKLRSLKNVEIITSGQTTEITGENGRVSGLNYKDRNTGEEHHLALEGVFVQIGLVPNTEWLKGDIELSQHGEIVVNERNETSIPGIFAAGDATTVPYKQIVISMGEGSKAALSAFDFLIRNSVEEDEEQAA